In one window of bacterium DNA:
- the ruvX gene encoding Holliday junction resolvase RuvX: MRILCLDVGEKRVGVAISDETKTLARGLGRIERGEKEVERIKELIIKYEIESIVYGLPLRMDGSISSQTERTIAFIEKLKKEIEIPFIPFDERLSTQQAETILIEADLSRRKRKKFIDKLSAQIILQNYLDSLKKDVMEEM; the protein is encoded by the coding sequence ATGAGGATATTGTGCCTGGATGTAGGTGAGAAACGGGTAGGAGTTGCGATAAGTGATGAGACAAAAACACTTGCGAGAGGGCTTGGTAGAATTGAACGTGGTGAAAAAGAAGTGGAAAGGATAAAGGAACTTATAATAAAGTATGAAATTGAAAGTATTGTATATGGACTTCCACTAAGGATGGATGGTTCTATAAGCAGTCAAACAGAAAGAACCATTGCCTTTATAGAAAAACTTAAAAAAGAAATTGAAATCCCTTTCATTCCCTTTGATGAGAGATTAAGCACACAGCAGGCAGAAACAATTCTCATTGAGGCGGACTTAAGCAGGAGGAAAAGAAAAAAATTCATAGATAAACTATCCGCACAGATAATACTTCAGAATTACCTTGATTCGTTGAAAAAAGATGTAATGGAAGAGATGTAG
- a CDS encoding NADP-dependent malic enzyme translates to MTDVYSDSLKLHKRAKGKIEIKSKVPLKDKKDLSLAYTPGVAEPCREINKDKSLVYEYTSKWNTVAVVTDGSAVLGLGNIGAEAALPVMEGKAILFKEFGEVDAIPVCISSQDTDEIVNTVTLISPTFGGINLEDISAPRCFEIEKRLIETLPIPVFHDDQHGTAVVVLAALINALKLVNKKMEDIKIVINGAGAAGIAIVKFLYYAGARKMLLCDRSGIICKDRKENMNFAKEEIIRYLLPSKLGTLADAMKDADVFIGVSGPDTVSEDMIRIMNKGAIVFAMSNPVPEIMPEKAKKAGAFIVGTGRSDMENQINNLLAFPGIFRGVFDVRAKKITEKMKISASHAIANYIPENKLSPEYIIPSALDKNVAKKVAENVASTWTEDK, encoded by the coding sequence ATGACAGATGTATATTCTGATTCACTCAAACTACATAAAAGAGCAAAAGGGAAGATAGAGATAAAATCAAAAGTCCCATTGAAAGACAAGAAAGACCTTTCCCTTGCATATACTCCGGGAGTTGCAGAGCCATGCAGGGAGATAAATAAAGACAAGTCACTCGTTTATGAATATACCTCAAAATGGAATACTGTCGCTGTGGTTACTGACGGTAGTGCGGTATTGGGACTTGGTAATATAGGTGCAGAGGCAGCGCTACCTGTCATGGAAGGTAAGGCAATACTTTTTAAGGAGTTTGGTGAGGTTGATGCTATTCCTGTATGTATATCCAGTCAGGATACAGATGAGATAGTAAATACAGTTACATTAATATCTCCTACCTTTGGAGGTATAAATCTTGAGGACATTTCTGCCCCCCGATGTTTTGAAATAGAAAAACGGCTTATAGAAACACTTCCTATTCCTGTTTTTCACGATGACCAGCATGGTACCGCTGTAGTTGTACTTGCTGCTCTTATCAATGCCCTTAAACTTGTCAATAAAAAGATGGAAGATATAAAAATTGTGATAAACGGTGCCGGTGCAGCAGGAATAGCTATAGTGAAATTCCTTTATTATGCTGGCGCGAGAAAGATGTTGTTGTGTGATAGAAGCGGTATCATATGTAAGGATAGAAAAGAAAATATGAACTTTGCAAAGGAAGAGATAATAAGATATCTTCTACCATCAAAGTTAGGAACACTCGCTGATGCGATGAAAGATGCAGATGTTTTTATTGGTGTTTCAGGACCTGATACAGTAAGTGAGGATATGATAAGAATAATGAATAAAGGGGCTATTGTTTTTGCTATGTCTAACCCTGTTCCTGAGATTATGCCTGAAAAAGCAAAAAAGGCAGGAGCATTTATTGTGGGAACAGGAAGAAGTGATATGGAAAACCAGATAAACAATCTTCTCGCTTTTCCTGGTATTTTTAGAGGTGTATTTGATGTAAGAGCAAAAAAGATTACGGAGAAGATGAAAATATCAGCAAGTCATGCCATTGCTAACTATATCCCTGAGAATAAACTCTCTCCTGAATATATAATCCCTTCTGCACTGGATAAGAATGTAGCAAAAAAAGTAGCCGAAAATGTTGCTTCTACATGGACAGAAGATAAGTAA
- a CDS encoding sodium-translocating pyrophosphatase codes for MEGIGMQVFALISSLVAIAFTGILVKSIMKKSEGTPEMIEIAQAIRIGARAYLIRQYKGVGIFFSIVFVILLVLTGFGYTNIFVPFAFLAGGFFSALSGYIGMTIATNSSARTTNAAKNSLNEALRLAFSSGLVMGLIVVGLALFFISVGYSIVRWLHPDLNYIAATMVCFGMGASAQALFARVGGGIYTKGADVGADLIGKVEVGIPEDDPRNPAVIADNVGDNVGDIAGMGADLYESYVGSILATMALSVSAGLGYYGISLPLAIAALGIFASIIGSFFVSVKEDATQAGLLMALRKGIYIAAGIVIITSYFAITMILGPEYKGIYGSVICGVIAGLLIGFFSEYYTSDSYQPTRDVAKASLTGHATVMIEGIANGMYSTSVPILVIVLATIGAYMFAGGLYQPTMGLYGIGLAGVGLLSTLGITLATDSYGPVADNAGGNAEMSHQPPFVRQRTDELDALGNTTAATGKGFAIGSAALTTLALIAAFKEQIVMLGGNMDLSVMNVRLLSGIFIGVMYPMSFSSMALKAVGRTAQDIVEEVRRQFREIAGLMDGKVKPDYARAVDICTKSAQKEMLKPAIITIILPVVVGLLLGTEALMGLLVGAMAGGFVLAVMMANAGASWDNAKKYIEKGNFGGKGTDAHKAAVTGDTVGDPFKDTAGPSLNILIKLMSIVAIVFASFILHTTIFK; via the coding sequence ATGGAAGGAATAGGAATGCAGGTTTTTGCTTTGATTAGTTCACTCGTAGCGATTGCTTTCACAGGTATTCTTGTAAAAAGCATTATGAAGAAGTCAGAGGGAACACCTGAAATGATAGAGATTGCCCAGGCAATAAGAATAGGAGCGAGGGCATATCTTATAAGGCAGTATAAAGGGGTAGGGATATTTTTTAGTATCGTTTTTGTAATCCTTCTTGTTCTTACAGGATTTGGATACACTAATATCTTTGTCCCATTTGCTTTTCTGGCAGGTGGTTTTTTCTCTGCTTTAAGTGGTTATATAGGAATGACTATTGCAACAAATTCATCAGCCAGAACAACTAATGCAGCAAAAAATTCACTTAATGAAGCACTAAGATTAGCGTTTTCCTCAGGGCTTGTTATGGGTTTGATTGTAGTAGGGCTTGCCCTGTTTTTTATCAGTGTGGGATATAGTATTGTAAGATGGTTACATCCAGACCTTAACTATATTGCCGCTACAATGGTATGTTTTGGAATGGGTGCAAGTGCACAAGCACTTTTTGCCAGGGTAGGAGGGGGTATATATACGAAAGGAGCGGATGTTGGTGCTGATTTAATAGGTAAGGTTGAAGTTGGAATTCCAGAAGATGACCCGAGAAATCCTGCCGTTATTGCTGATAATGTTGGAGATAATGTTGGAGATATAGCAGGAATGGGAGCAGACCTTTATGAGTCATATGTGGGTTCAATACTTGCTACAATGGCACTTTCGGTCTCTGCTGGATTAGGATATTATGGAATCTCTCTTCCTCTCGCTATAGCAGCACTCGGTATATTTGCTTCCATTATTGGCTCTTTCTTTGTTAGTGTTAAAGAGGATGCAACACAGGCAGGTCTGTTGATGGCATTAAGGAAGGGGATATACATTGCGGCAGGAATTGTAATAATTACTTCTTATTTTGCAATTACTATGATACTTGGCCCTGAATATAAAGGAATATATGGTTCTGTTATATGTGGTGTTATAGCAGGACTGCTTATTGGTTTTTTCTCTGAGTACTATACATCAGATAGTTATCAACCAACGAGAGATGTAGCAAAGGCATCACTTACAGGGCATGCTACTGTTATGATAGAGGGAATTGCTAATGGTATGTATTCAACTTCTGTTCCGATATTAGTAATTGTTCTTGCTACTATAGGTGCCTATATGTTCGCTGGCGGACTTTATCAACCTACAATGGGACTTTATGGAATAGGACTTGCGGGAGTAGGACTTTTAAGTACACTGGGTATAACGCTTGCAACTGATTCATACGGTCCAGTAGCAGATAATGCAGGAGGTAATGCAGAGATGTCTCACCAGCCACCTTTTGTTAGACAGAGGACAGATGAACTTGATGCACTCGGAAATACTACTGCAGCAACAGGTAAGGGTTTTGCTATCGGTTCTGCTGCGCTTACCACACTTGCGCTTATTGCTGCTTTTAAGGAACAGATTGTTATGCTCGGTGGTAATATGGACCTTTCTGTAATGAATGTTCGTCTTCTTTCTGGTATTTTCATTGGGGTAATGTATCCTATGTCTTTCTCTTCTATGGCATTAAAGGCAGTGGGCAGGACAGCACAGGATATCGTAGAGGAGGTAAGGAGACAATTCAGAGAGATAGCAGGACTTATGGATGGTAAGGTGAAACCTGACTATGCGAGGGCAGTAGATATCTGTACAAAATCAGCACAGAAGGAGATGCTTAAGCCAGCAATTATTACTATAATACTTCCAGTAGTAGTGGGTCTTTTACTGGGTACTGAAGCATTGATGGGTTTACTGGTGGGAGCAATGGCAGGTGGATTTGTCCTCGCGGTTATGATGGCAAATGCAGGAGCATCATGGGATAATGCAAAGAAATATATAGAGAAAGGAAATTTTGGAGGTAAAGGAACAGATGCACATAAGGCAGCTGTTACAGGTGATACAGTAGGTGACCCATTCAAGGATACAGCAGGTCCTTCACTGAATATCCTTATAAAACTTATGTCCATAGTGGCAATTGTATTTGCTTCGTTTATTCTGCATACAACAATTTTTAAGTAA
- the pth gene encoding aminoacyl-tRNA hydrolase, giving the protein MKIIIGLGNAKIGYGNTRHNIGFKVIDLLRKKYYPSKVIKTHYYRGWESSIISVPVILIKPKTFMNESGIAVKKVFERFNGEMKDYIIIHDELDVQLGKIKITTGKGPGGHKGVLSVVNELGSRDFIRVRIGIGKENLDVSYVDYVLSPFLQEEKPLIEQSLEKAVLAIEEIVRSGIEKAMSLYNVS; this is encoded by the coding sequence GTGAAGATAATAATTGGACTTGGTAATGCAAAAATTGGATACGGGAATACAAGACATAACATTGGATTTAAAGTTATTGACTTATTGAGAAAAAAGTATTATCCTTCAAAAGTTATTAAAACACATTATTATAGAGGATGGGAAAGCAGTATAATATCAGTTCCTGTTATCCTTATAAAACCAAAGACATTTATGAATGAAAGTGGGATAGCAGTGAAAAAGGTCTTTGAAAGATTTAATGGAGAAATGAAGGACTATATAATAATACATGATGAACTTGATGTTCAGTTAGGGAAGATAAAGATAACCACTGGAAAGGGACCTGGCGGTCATAAAGGCGTACTTTCCGTTGTAAATGAGTTAGGAAGCAGGGATTTTATCCGTGTTAGAATAGGAATAGGGAAGGAGAATTTAGATGTGTCGTATGTTGATTATGTGCTATCTCCTTTTCTACAGGAAGAGAAACCATTGATTGAGCAATCACTTGAAAAAGCAGTATTAGCAATAGAGGAGATTGTTAGAAGTGGAATTGAAAAGGCAATGTCTCTATATAATGTTTCTTGA
- a CDS encoding 50S ribosomal protein L25/general stress protein Ctc, with protein MDKIQFTAEEREGIGKGVARKLRAGGFIPAVLYGPGYEPIPLKVEKKSAEDIIRKLESHNVMADIVIKKGKKKETVKTILKDIQTDPIRGDILHLDFYRISMDHSVRMGIPVHLVGESPGIEKGGILEQELRELQVQALPDRIPALIEVDVSNLDIGHAILVKDIVLPEGVSLVDDPEKVVVTVLAPKAEKIEVEEGAEAVVSEVPTEPEVITQKEAEERRREKEAREKAEKE; from the coding sequence ATGGACAAGATACAATTTACAGCAGAAGAGAGAGAGGGAATAGGAAAGGGAGTTGCGAGAAAACTTAGAGCAGGTGGTTTTATACCAGCGGTTCTTTATGGACCTGGTTATGAACCGATACCCCTTAAAGTTGAAAAAAAGAGTGCAGAGGATATTATAAGGAAACTGGAGTCACATAATGTAATGGCTGATATCGTGATTAAGAAAGGGAAGAAAAAGGAGACAGTGAAGACCATACTTAAGGATATCCAGACAGACCCGATACGTGGAGATATTCTGCATCTTGATTTTTACAGGATTAGTATGGACCATTCAGTAAGAATGGGAATTCCTGTGCATCTTGTTGGAGAATCTCCGGGGATAGAAAAAGGAGGTATTCTTGAACAGGAATTGAGAGAATTGCAGGTTCAGGCACTACCTGATAGGATTCCTGCATTAATAGAGGTTGATGTATCAAACCTTGATATAGGGCATGCTATTTTAGTTAAAGATATTGTTTTACCTGAAGGTGTTTCTTTAGTTGATGACCCTGAAAAGGTTGTGGTTACAGTTCTTGCACCAAAAGCAGAAAAGATAGAGGTGGAAGAAGGTGCTGAAGCAGTTGTCTCTGAAGTGCCTACAGAGCCAGAAGTAATTACACAGAAGGAAGCAGAAGAGAGAAGAAGAGAGAAAGAAGCGAGAGAAAAAGCAGAGAAAGAGTGA
- the rsfS gene encoding ribosome silencing factor, with product MKTSIENKLKKIVSILEDKKAEDIKVLFVGKQTWITDYFVIASGNSPVHTKTLAEALLYGIEEHPISIDGLKRGRWVLIDYGEVIIHIFLPEARLYYKLERLWAEV from the coding sequence GTGAAAACATCTATTGAGAATAAGCTGAAAAAGATTGTATCTATACTGGAAGACAAAAAAGCAGAAGATATAAAAGTCCTTTTTGTAGGGAAGCAGACCTGGATTACTGACTATTTTGTAATTGCATCTGGAAACTCTCCTGTACACACGAAAACACTTGCAGAGGCACTCCTGTATGGAATAGAAGAACACCCTATCTCTATAGACGGACTAAAAAGAGGCAGGTGGGTGCTCATTGACTATGGTGAGGTAATTATCCATATATTTCTACCTGAAGCAAGGTTATATTACAAACTTGAGAGGTTATGGGCAGAAGTTTAA
- a CDS encoding methyl-accepting chemotaxis protein has translation MKIRRRKYLINKPLQFIYSGIIIYLLLIGIIIAGVGTYYLTFNTILNELDAQGGMANAYELVKSINFLILSRVGLMLVVILLFAFVFGIFYLHRIAGPIFRIERTIREIAEGKKVEPIRLRKKDFFKSLADALNKLIEKQNIN, from the coding sequence ATGAAAATTAGAAGAAGGAAATACTTGATAAATAAGCCACTTCAGTTTATATATTCCGGTATTATAATATATCTTCTACTTATAGGTATTATTATTGCTGGAGTGGGGACATACTATCTTACTTTCAATACTATACTGAATGAACTTGATGCACAGGGTGGGATGGCTAATGCATATGAACTGGTAAAGAGTATCAATTTTTTAATACTTAGTCGTGTTGGTTTAATGCTGGTTGTGATTCTCTTATTTGCCTTTGTTTTTGGTATCTTTTATCTCCACAGGATAGCAGGTCCTATCTTCAGGATTGAAAGAACTATTAGAGAGATAGCTGAAGGTAAAAAGGTTGAGCCCATAAGATTGAGGAAAAAGGATTTTTTCAAATCACTCGCTGATGCACTCAATAAACTGATAGAAAAACAGAATATAAATTAA
- a CDS encoding type II secretion system protein GspG, which yields MKKGFTLTELIIAVTIVIIVAAISLKMVSLILHKARVVSAKTQIAQLAQILQTIKDDTGLYPVVLSDILSKSPPSGMEKGWHGPYSVSIPIDPWKTPYFYKIPLTNVFGSPPFIRGTGKPFSYYFNFEATSQTATMKIENYGVASAYVCVNGTTIFSHKDFCAKPPHPQIYERQVNIKDGTNYMEAWLASQPTSYFLVYIYGYFPTKEYFLLGSYGRDRKEGGKGVDEDIVWHSEKYPNFQ from the coding sequence ATGAAGAAAGGATTTACTCTTACCGAACTGATTATAGCGGTTACCATAGTTATAATAGTAGCTGCAATATCGTTAAAGATGGTTTCACTAATTCTCCATAAAGCAAGGGTTGTAAGTGCAAAGACACAGATTGCACAACTTGCTCAGATACTTCAGACAATAAAAGATGATACTGGTTTATATCCTGTAGTTCTTTCTGATATACTATCTAAATCTCCACCTTCAGGGATGGAAAAGGGCTGGCATGGACCTTATAGCGTGTCCATACCGATTGATCCATGGAAGACACCATATTTTTATAAAATACCTTTGACAAATGTTTTTGGTTCTCCACCTTTTATTAGGGGAACAGGTAAACCATTTTCATATTATTTTAATTTTGAAGCAACATCACAGACAGCAACTATGAAAATTGAAAATTATGGTGTTGCTTCAGCATATGTCTGTGTCAATGGCACTACAATTTTTTCTCATAAAGATTTTTGTGCCAAACCTCCCCATCCTCAGATATATGAAAGACAGGTTAATATTAAAGATGGAACTAACTATATGGAGGCATGGCTTGCAAGTCAACCAACGAGTTATTTCCTCGTATATATTTATGGATATTTTCCAACCAAAGAGTATTTTTTATTAGGTAGTTATGGAAGAGATAGAAAAGAAGGGGGGAAAGGAGTAGACGAGGATATTGTCTGGCATTCTGAAAAGTATCCTAACTTTCAGTGA
- a CDS encoding phosphomannomutase/phosphoglucomutase — translation MGKINRNIFREYDIRGIYEKDLKGDIPYLLGRGFGTIVMKNGKRNICVAGDNRITTPGLKERLVSGLLDSGCDVTDTGIVPTPVLYFAVHNYQFDAGVMVTASHNPPEFNGFKMVIGNKSLYGQEIQEVADIIEKNDFTGGKGQYNLKDATDDYIKFMVKNFHFNRKLKIAVDTGNGTAGPLIVKLFKKLDIDILPLYTDSDPTFPHHLPDPLVPENLQDLIKTVKENNIDAGFGYDGDGDRLGVVDEKGNILWGDQLLIIYARDILKRLPGSKIIFDVKCSKTLEEEIIKAGGIPLMWKTGHSLIENKMHIEKAPLAGELSGHLYFADEYFGYDDAIYSSLRLLKIMDETGKNPSELLAGIKKYHSTPEIRITVPDEKKFAVVEKLKTFFSSQGYKISDIDGVKVFLSDGWALVRASNTQPALVIRVEAETYEALENIKENFLKVIRSSI, via the coding sequence ATGGGAAAAATAAATAGAAATATATTCAGAGAATATGACATAAGAGGAATTTATGAGAAAGACCTAAAAGGAGATATTCCATATCTTTTAGGAAGAGGATTTGGAACCATTGTAATGAAAAATGGTAAAAGAAATATATGTGTTGCAGGTGATAATAGAATTACTACGCCTGGACTAAAAGAAAGGTTGGTTTCAGGACTGCTTGACTCTGGATGTGATGTAACAGATACAGGAATAGTACCTACCCCTGTTTTATACTTTGCTGTTCATAATTATCAATTTGACGCAGGAGTTATGGTTACTGCAAGTCATAATCCACCTGAATTTAATGGCTTCAAGATGGTTATAGGAAATAAAAGTTTATATGGTCAGGAAATACAGGAAGTCGCAGATATTATTGAAAAAAATGATTTCACAGGTGGTAAGGGACAATATAACCTGAAGGATGCGACAGATGATTATATAAAATTTATGGTAAAAAATTTCCATTTCAACAGGAAGTTAAAAATAGCAGTTGATACTGGTAATGGAACAGCAGGTCCTCTAATCGTCAAACTCTTTAAGAAATTAGATATTGATATACTACCACTTTATACTGATAGCGACCCTACTTTCCCACACCATCTTCCTGACCCTTTAGTTCCTGAAAATCTACAGGACCTGATAAAAACAGTAAAAGAGAATAATATTGATGCTGGTTTTGGATATGATGGAGATGGAGACCGTCTCGGTGTTGTAGATGAGAAAGGCAATATACTCTGGGGAGACCAGTTGCTAATCATATATGCAAGAGATATATTAAAACGTTTACCAGGTTCTAAAATTATATTTGATGTAAAATGCAGTAAAACGCTGGAAGAAGAAATAATAAAAGCAGGTGGTATCCCCTTGATGTGGAAAACAGGACATTCTCTCATAGAGAACAAGATGCATATAGAAAAAGCACCTCTTGCAGGAGAACTTTCAGGACATTTATATTTTGCAGATGAGTATTTTGGATATGATGATGCTATATATTCTTCGCTACGATTACTTAAAATAATGGATGAGACAGGCAAAAATCCCTCTGAATTACTTGCAGGAATTAAAAAATACCATTCAACACCTGAGATACGAATTACAGTCCCTGATGAGAAAAAATTTGCTGTTGTTGAAAAACTTAAGACATTCTTCTCCTCTCAGGGATATAAAATTTCCGATATAGATGGTGTAAAGGTCTTCCTTTCTGATGGATGGGCACTTGTAAGGGCTTCAAATACACAGCCAGCACTTGTTATCCGTGTGGAAGCGGAAACATATGAAGCGCTGGAAAATATTAAAGAGAACTTTCTGAAAGTTATCAGAAGTTCTATATAA
- a CDS encoding TlpA family protein disulfide reductase, giving the protein MKNILISVLMVFLLLSCSKAEIIKAPDFTLKDINGKSVKLSDYKNKVIILNFWATWCPPCIGEIPDFVKFYSVYKSKGVEIIGIAVSSTVDDVKSMIKEKNINYTVCLSDRDIETLYGGIRAVPTTFIINKQGNIYKKKIGAISEKELEEIVKNLL; this is encoded by the coding sequence ATGAAAAATATACTTATATCTGTCCTTATGGTATTTTTACTTCTATCCTGTTCAAAAGCAGAAATAATAAAAGCACCGGATTTTACACTGAAGGATATTAATGGAAAATCAGTAAAACTCTCTGATTATAAAAACAAGGTTATAATACTTAACTTCTGGGCAACGTGGTGTCCACCATGTATAGGAGAAATACCTGACTTTGTTAAATTTTACAGTGTCTATAAAAGCAAAGGAGTTGAGATAATCGGAATTGCAGTATCTTCAACTGTAGATGATGTAAAAAGTATGATAAAAGAGAAAAATATAAATTACACAGTATGTCTATCTGATAGAGATATTGAAACACTCTACGGAGGAATAAGGGCTGTTCCTACAACCTTTATTATAAATAAACAGGGTAATATCTATAAGAAAAAAATTGGTGCTATATCAGAAAAAGAACTGGAAGAAATAGTAAAAAACCTTCTATGA
- a CDS encoding GspE/PulE family protein → MKRDEIIKILIDKEGLKSDQIEMVVNEKEKTGSPFGYLLVKFGLITADQWYNFVLKELKIVPLNISGMEIDKEVLTSLPEFTCKKYRTIPVYKGGRKLICGMVDPSDEDVIEELKKISSMEVEPRLVRDADVKVALEKYLTQGSLKVISPVEKIESAGKVFKPSGITEISEASAVEAVEDMIKKATELKATDIHIEIEEEGVKLRYRINGLLYEFPPPPLELYPAIVSHIKVLSSLDIAEKRIPQDGYFKMKLSGIDVDLRISTFPTIFGEMVAMRVLNKKNIVSGLEQLGFLPQTLHSWRTLLEEPYGLLLVTGPTGSGKTTTLYSSLNELDSIHKKIITVEDPVEYHIQNVDQTQINPKAGLTFATALRSILRQDPDIVMIGEIRDRETAEIALRAAQTGQLVFSTLHTNTAPAAPVRLIDMGIEPYLISSSLIGVLNQRLVRSICHNCKERYKPLKEELIQIGIPQENAEYLFRGKGCHLCNGTGFGGRTGIFELMVMNEELRREIMINPEVSRITEIARKSGMKSLREDGIIKVLDGVTTISEVLYSTKK, encoded by the coding sequence ATGAAAAGAGATGAAATTATAAAGATTCTAATTGATAAAGAAGGGTTGAAGAGTGACCAGATTGAAATGGTTGTCAATGAAAAAGAAAAAACAGGATCTCCCTTTGGCTATCTTCTTGTGAAGTTTGGACTCATAACAGCAGACCAGTGGTATAACTTCGTCCTGAAAGAACTCAAAATAGTCCCTCTTAATATATCAGGGATGGAGATTGACAAAGAGGTGCTTACATCCCTTCCGGAATTTACCTGTAAGAAATATAGAACCATCCCTGTTTATAAAGGAGGAAGAAAACTTATATGCGGTATGGTTGACCCTTCAGATGAAGATGTAATAGAAGAATTAAAAAAGATCTCTTCTATGGAGGTAGAACCACGTCTGGTCAGAGATGCAGATGTGAAAGTTGCCCTTGAAAAATATCTAACACAGGGAAGTTTAAAGGTAATATCCCCTGTTGAAAAGATTGAGTCAGCGGGGAAGGTCTTCAAACCATCAGGTATTACGGAAATCAGTGAAGCATCTGCAGTAGAAGCAGTAGAGGATATGATAAAAAAAGCAACTGAATTGAAGGCAACCGATATTCATATAGAGATTGAGGAAGAGGGAGTAAAGCTTAGGTATAGAATCAATGGGTTACTTTATGAGTTTCCTCCACCACCACTTGAACTTTATCCTGCTATTGTCTCTCATATAAAAGTACTTTCATCTCTTGATATAGCAGAGAAAAGAATTCCTCAGGATGGTTACTTCAAAATGAAACTTTCAGGGATAGATGTAGACCTGAGGATATCAACCTTTCCTACAATCTTTGGAGAAATGGTTGCTATGAGGGTATTGAACAAAAAGAATATTGTTTCAGGACTTGAACAACTTGGTTTTCTACCGCAGACACTACATAGCTGGAGAACACTTCTTGAGGAGCCATATGGACTTTTACTTGTTACAGGACCTACAGGAAGTGGAAAAACAACAACATTATATTCTTCTCTGAATGAACTGGACAGTATCCATAAAAAAATAATTACTGTGGAAGACCCTGTTGAGTATCACATCCAGAATGTTGACCAGACACAGATTAATCCAAAGGCAGGACTTACATTTGCTACTGCATTGCGCTCTATTTTGAGACAGGACCCTGATATAGTGATGATAGGAGAAATAAGAGACAGAGAAACAGCAGAAATTGCTCTGCGTGCTGCACAAACAGGACAACTTGTATTCTCAACACTTCACACAAACACTGCTCCTGCTGCCCCTGTACGGCTGATAGATATGGGTATTGAACCATATCTTATTTCATCTTCACTTATAGGAGTACTAAACCAACGTCTGGTAAGGAGTATATGCCACAACTGTAAAGAGAGATATAAACCATTAAAAGAGGAATTGATACAGATAGGAATTCCTCAGGAGAATGCAGAATACCTTTTCAGGGGAAAAGGATGTCATCTATGTAATGGAACCGGATTTGGAGGGAGAACAGGTATATTTGAACTTATGGTTATGAATGAGGAACTAAGAAGAGAAATAATGATAAACCCAGAGGTATCAAGAATAACTGAAATTGCAAGAAAGTCAGGTATGAAATCACTCCGTGAAGATGGAATAATAAAAGTACTTGATGGGGTAACCACTATCTCAGAGGTCCTTTATTCCACTAAGAAATAA